A stretch of Rhodoferax potami DNA encodes these proteins:
- the waaF gene encoding lipopolysaccharide heptosyltransferase II: MAPSQAATGRFGGESLIIAPQWIGDAVMTEPLLRRLAARGERITVAAVPWVAPVYRAMPQVAEVLVLPFARGGVQWAARRAYAAGLRGRFNRAYVCPNSLKSALIPFWAGIPVRVGYSGELRFGLLNRRLPNPPQNSRPPMVAFYSALSGETGVDHDRPALQVAPGAIAAVLAPRGLQSQGFYVVAPGAEYGPAKRWPAAHFAAMAAGLEQPVLLLGSAKDDAVCTEIAEAVNALRPGHCVNLAGRTSLDEAVALIAGAHAMVSNDSGLMHVAAAFGVPQVAIFGSSSPLHTPPLNPAATVLWLKNDPAYQPPLDCAPCFKRECPLGHTRCLNDITPDKVLSIL, translated from the coding sequence ATGGCCCCAAGCCAGGCGGCCACCGGCCGCTTCGGTGGGGAGTCATTGATCATCGCTCCCCAATGGATCGGGGATGCGGTGATGACCGAGCCGCTCTTGCGCCGGTTGGCGGCGCGGGGTGAGCGCATTACTGTGGCTGCGGTGCCGTGGGTGGCACCGGTCTACCGCGCCATGCCCCAGGTGGCAGAGGTGCTGGTCTTGCCCTTCGCGCGTGGCGGCGTCCAGTGGGCTGCGCGCCGTGCCTATGCGGCCGGTTTGCGGGGCCGATTCAACCGGGCCTATGTGTGCCCCAACTCCCTCAAAAGTGCGCTGATCCCTTTCTGGGCCGGCATCCCTGTGCGCGTGGGCTACTCGGGTGAGCTGCGCTTCGGGCTGCTGAACCGCCGCCTGCCCAATCCCCCCCAAAACAGCCGCCCGCCCATGGTTGCGTTTTATTCCGCCTTGAGTGGCGAAACCGGCGTGGACCACGACCGGCCGGCGCTGCAGGTTGCACCCGGCGCGATAGCGGCGGTGCTCGCGCCGCGCGGCTTGCAATCGCAAGGTTTTTATGTGGTGGCACCGGGCGCAGAGTACGGCCCGGCCAAGCGCTGGCCGGCAGCCCATTTCGCTGCCATGGCCGCGGGGCTGGAGCAGCCGGTGTTGTTGCTGGGCTCGGCCAAGGATGATGCGGTGTGCACCGAGATTGCAGAGGCGGTGAATGCCCTGCGCCCGGGCCATTGTGTGAATCTGGCCGGGCGCACCAGCCTGGACGAAGCGGTGGCGCTGATTGCCGGCGCGCACGCCATGGTGAGCAACGACTCGGGCCTGATGCATGTCGCGGCCGCATTCGGGGTGCCGCAGGTGGCGATCTTCGGATCGTCCAGTCCGCTGCACACGCCGCCGCTGAATCCGGCGGCCACGGTCCTGTGGCTGAAGAATGACCCCGCCTACCAACCGCCGCTAGATTGCGCGCCGTGCTTCAAGCGGGAGTGTCCGCTGGGGCACACACGCTGCCTGAACGACATCACTCCGGATAAAGTGCTATCGATTTTGTAG
- a CDS encoding zinc-finger domain-containing protein, with amino-acid sequence MSQAVVELLASDLNHQGGVFCPSPVAGMQTWNTHPKVYLDVGRSGEAKCAYCGTVYKLKDGEHFAAGH; translated from the coding sequence ATGTCCCAAGCAGTAGTTGAACTCCTGGCCAGCGATTTGAACCACCAAGGTGGCGTGTTTTGCCCCAGCCCGGTGGCAGGCATGCAAACCTGGAACACCCACCCCAAGGTGTACCTGGATGTGGGTCGCTCCGGCGAAGCCAAGTGCGCGTATTGCGGCACCGTGTACAAGCTGAAAGACGGCGAGCACTTCGCAGCAGGTCACTGA
- a CDS encoding nucleoside/nucleotide kinase family protein yields MENPYLTPNSASPQSALPPEAITRIEALLSSGRRTILGIAAGPGAGKSTLAQALHARFSAQTQYLPMDGFHLANRELARLQQGHCKGAPHTFDSAGYVHLLERVRRQPEGETIYAPDFDRQLEEPIAGAIPLHADKPLIITEGNYLLLEDGAWSRVRGLLDEAWYLDLDPALRHARLLARHMRFGRSEPEARAWIDSTDEPNAVRIAATRHRADWVLQSW; encoded by the coding sequence ATGGAAAACCCTTATTTGACGCCAAATAGTGCATCCCCTCAGAGCGCCCTGCCGCCAGAGGCAATCACCCGCATCGAAGCGCTTTTGTCCAGCGGGCGCCGGACCATTCTGGGGATTGCAGCAGGCCCGGGGGCCGGCAAATCCACCCTGGCACAGGCCCTCCATGCCCGGTTCAGTGCGCAGACCCAATACCTGCCAATGGACGGATTCCACCTCGCCAACCGGGAGCTTGCCCGCTTGCAACAAGGCCACTGCAAGGGTGCGCCGCACACCTTTGACAGCGCAGGCTATGTGCACCTGCTCGAACGTGTGCGCCGCCAGCCCGAGGGCGAAACCATTTACGCCCCCGACTTTGACCGCCAGCTCGAAGAACCCATCGCCGGCGCGATCCCCCTCCATGCGGACAAGCCGCTGATCATCACGGAAGGGAACTACCTGCTGCTCGAGGATGGCGCCTGGTCCCGGGTGCGGGGTTTGCTCGACGAGGCGTGGTACCTAGACTTGGACCCGGCCTTACGCCACGCCCGCTTGTTGGCCCGACACATGCGGTTCGGACGCAGCGAACCAGAGGCCCGGGCATGGATAGACAGCACGGACGAGCCCAACGCTGTCCGCATTGCAGCCACCCGACATCGTGCGGACTGGGTGCTGCAAAGCTGGTAG
- a CDS encoding glycerate kinase — MMFQKIQRIVIPLAALAALILGYRHYGWPGVALVGGGLIMWQLLHFTRMLQVLKRAANRPIGHVDSAVMLHAKLRAGLPLLHVVAMTRSLGQLESPKDTQPERYRWTDTSGSTVLCVFHGGKLQSWDLQRPSQDEALPEPAHAAAVESAS, encoded by the coding sequence ATGATGTTTCAAAAAATCCAACGAATCGTGATTCCGCTGGCCGCTTTGGCGGCCTTGATCCTTGGCTACCGGCACTATGGCTGGCCTGGCGTAGCTTTGGTGGGCGGTGGCCTGATCATGTGGCAGTTGCTGCACTTCACCCGCATGTTGCAAGTGCTCAAGCGGGCGGCCAACCGGCCTATCGGCCATGTGGACAGCGCCGTCATGCTGCACGCCAAGCTGCGAGCCGGCTTGCCCTTGCTGCATGTGGTGGCCATGACCCGCTCGCTGGGGCAGCTCGAATCCCCCAAAGACACCCAACCTGAGCGCTATCGCTGGACTGATACCTCGGGCAGCACGGTGCTGTGTGTGTTCCATGGCGGCAAGCTCCAAAGCTGGGACTTGCAGCGTCCCTCGCAAGACGAAGCGTTGCCAGAGCCCGCGCACGCCGCTGCGGTGGAATCGGCCTCGTAA
- a CDS encoding sugar ABC transporter substrate-binding protein, protein MKKSAPLILSALALAASGAFAANEPVIGLITKTETNPFFVKMKEGATAEAKKMGAKLLTASGKKDGDTASQIAAIENMTARGAKTILITSSGDAILPAVKKAQEKGVQVIALDSPFDGADALFATDNYKAGELIGQYAKAALGGKPAKIAMLDLFPGHPVGAQRHNGFMKGFGLQANDAKSNELSKTAETVCAADTDGNQAKGQTAMETCLQKDPAINVVYTINEPAAAGAYNALKKAGKEKGVLIVSVDGGCAGVADVGKGVIAATSQQYPLKMAAMGVAAGVEYAKGGKKASGYVDTGVTLIAGKPVAGVDSKDVKTGTELCWGKK, encoded by the coding sequence ATGAAGAAATCTGCCCCCCTGATCTTGTCCGCATTGGCTTTGGCCGCTTCCGGCGCTTTTGCTGCCAACGAACCGGTGATCGGCCTGATCACCAAAACCGAAACCAACCCCTTCTTCGTCAAGATGAAAGAAGGCGCGACCGCTGAAGCGAAAAAGATGGGCGCCAAGTTGTTGACCGCGTCCGGCAAAAAAGACGGTGACACCGCATCCCAAATCGCCGCTATCGAAAACATGACCGCTCGCGGTGCGAAAACCATTCTGATCACCTCCTCCGGCGATGCGATCCTGCCTGCGGTGAAAAAGGCCCAGGAAAAAGGCGTGCAAGTCATCGCCCTGGACAGCCCGTTTGATGGCGCTGACGCATTGTTCGCGACCGATAACTACAAAGCCGGCGAGTTGATTGGCCAATACGCCAAGGCCGCCCTCGGTGGCAAGCCTGCCAAGATCGCCATGTTGGACCTTTTCCCCGGCCACCCTGTGGGCGCACAGCGCCACAACGGTTTCATGAAGGGTTTCGGCTTGCAAGCCAACGACGCCAAGTCCAACGAACTCTCCAAAACCGCAGAAACCGTCTGCGCTGCTGACACCGATGGCAACCAAGCCAAGGGCCAGACCGCCATGGAAACCTGCTTGCAAAAGGACCCGGCCATCAACGTGGTGTACACCATCAATGAGCCAGCTGCTGCAGGTGCCTACAACGCACTGAAAAAAGCCGGCAAGGAAAAAGGCGTGCTGATCGTCTCGGTAGACGGCGGCTGTGCCGGCGTGGCTGATGTGGGCAAGGGCGTGATCGCAGCGACCTCTCAGCAATACCCCCTGAAGATGGCCGCCATGGGTGTGGCTGCCGGCGTGGAATACGCCAAGGGCGGCAAAAAAGCATCCGGCTATGTGGACACGGGCGTGACCCTGATCGCCGGCAAGCCCGTGGCAGGCGTTGACAGCAAAGACGTCAAAACCGGCACCGAACTGTGCTGGGGCAAGAAGTAA
- a CDS encoding ATP-binding protein, whose amino-acid sequence MRLPALHSMQLRLLAYLSAGVALVWLAAAAWTWVDARHELDELLDSHLAQAAALLVVQQSHVDDDENEEEEAPVLHKYAPRVAFQVFHEGVLVARSGNAGLTPMSRETRGFDTVTLDNGDRWRVFATRGSRRDIQVYVGEQLDSRDGILRAVLRGMLLPSMLALPLLAALMWWAVRKAMAPLDALGHSLRSRAPDSTAPLPRDSLPTEMRPMVDELNALLRRIEGMVASERRFTADAAHELRTPIAAIRTQAQVAMGAVDDADERRHALQNTLAGCDRAARLVDQLLTLARLDAPASAAASGRTDLSALARSVAADMAPQALARGQDLELQAPQQCPVTIDEVLPRVLLRNLLDNASRYAGDGARIAVSVAVVRGWVQLTVQDSGPGLSPAEMARLGERFFRVLGTAQTGSGLGWSIVRRIAQATGAQVEVTHSASLGGLQVQVSWRMAEPA is encoded by the coding sequence TCCACTCGATGCAGCTGCGCCTGCTGGCCTATTTGTCGGCCGGTGTGGCACTGGTGTGGCTGGCAGCCGCCGCCTGGACCTGGGTGGATGCCCGCCACGAGCTCGACGAGCTGCTGGACAGCCATCTCGCCCAGGCTGCCGCCTTGCTGGTAGTGCAGCAAAGCCATGTGGACGATGACGAGAACGAAGAAGAAGAAGCCCCGGTGCTGCACAAATACGCGCCGCGGGTGGCATTTCAGGTGTTTCACGAAGGGGTGCTGGTCGCCCGCTCCGGCAACGCGGGTCTGACGCCCATGAGCCGCGAGACCCGTGGTTTTGACACGGTGACCCTGGACAACGGCGACCGCTGGCGGGTGTTTGCCACCCGGGGCAGCAGGCGCGATATCCAGGTGTATGTGGGGGAGCAGCTCGATTCGCGCGACGGCATTTTGCGGGCGGTGTTACGCGGCATGTTGCTGCCCTCGATGTTGGCCTTGCCCCTCTTGGCCGCCCTGATGTGGTGGGCAGTGCGCAAGGCGATGGCCCCGCTGGATGCCCTGGGCCACAGCCTGCGCAGCCGCGCACCAGACAGCACCGCGCCGCTGCCCCGCGACAGCCTGCCCACAGAAATGCGCCCCATGGTCGACGAGCTCAATGCCCTGTTGCGGCGCATCGAGGGCATGGTGGCCTCCGAGCGGCGCTTTACTGCCGATGCGGCTCACGAGTTGCGCACCCCGATTGCCGCGATCCGCACCCAGGCTCAGGTCGCCATGGGCGCGGTGGACGATGCGGATGAGCGTCGCCATGCCTTGCAGAACACGCTGGCCGGCTGTGACCGTGCGGCGCGTTTGGTGGATCAGCTGCTCACGCTGGCCCGCTTGGATGCACCCGCCAGTGCAGCCGCCTCGGGGCGCACCGACCTGAGTGCGCTGGCGCGCAGTGTCGCCGCAGACATGGCGCCACAGGCCTTGGCGCGGGGCCAGGACCTCGAGCTGCAAGCGCCGCAGCAGTGCCCGGTCACTATCGACGAGGTGCTGCCGCGGGTCCTGCTGCGTAATCTGCTGGACAACGCCTCGCGCTATGCGGGCGACGGCGCGCGCATAGCAGTGTCGGTGGCTGTGGTGCGGGGTTGGGTACAGCTCACGGTGCAGGACAGTGGGCCGGGCTTGTCACCGGCCGAGATGGCCCGGCTGGGCGAGCGCTTTTTCCGGGTGCTGGGGACGGCGCAGACCGGGAGTGGCTTGGGCTGGTCTATCGTCCGGCGCATTGCGCAGGCCACGGGGGCGCAGGTGGAGGTCACACACTCTGCAAGCTTGGGCGGCTTGCAGGTGCAGGTGTCCTGGCGGATGGCCGAGCCCGCTTAG